A DNA window from Fragaria vesca subsp. vesca linkage group LG3, FraVesHawaii_1.0, whole genome shotgun sequence contains the following coding sequences:
- the LOC101307102 gene encoding uncharacterized protein LOC101307102 yields MALEEQGRRVNKRNRNFTQNQRKLLFGAKVEVRNEEEGFQGSWHPGTITACTKGCREVKYDHILCDDGSGNLVDAVCVSPILDGLDSVTDEQSNHRGSIRPKPPKIEVGIWDLPYGLCVDVYHRDAWWEGVVFDHEDGSEKRRIFFPDLGDELTTGIDTIRLTQDWDAVTENWRRRGTWIFLELIEQYEQQSYIVVSVKQVWYDVRLKEGFQKVREWTSPMRYQWEELVLEVIDDNLSITADEICQRLEVSGCLSRESQVEFESTQCVLDANVNLKSYIADSLAIVPVGNPLDSNLSVDRDAFMKNVLDCRAGVTDEQSEGLSIVPDSTCVQYIQDKSNVVQLISVKQDELPKMNVLENSNLSLQNKGVFVLHQVLSGVPSYLEEHSSAKSDISSDGICVSKSKGRRPAKWLPAELPKESCPGAVDEYVNLRKGQRAIRKHLLYLGWKVEYMIDKGRYRFRYLPPNGQPEYSLVKVCSNLRKSSNDSQFAISQDAPQDGSHGQPLVTEQPQEIQHPRYCPKHVVSPFPNSKLQPKVFIYKPEYCPQAVVAYVDSPTRGPRSERAKALRSKAKKHLSAVGWEFYYSEVRSLNNLRFKSPKGNVYNSLLNACKACMDEENSEERPAKCRYVIEEDAGHLTKNKIFSAANRKRKRKRIRSYSTPHLLHGRLKDQCANPSKLKRRKASASSSGFKNGSGGSQPTRVLRSSKRVQEVVTPNSTHQNPRTVLSWLIDNNVVLPREKVHYCSRKGGPSMAEGKISREGIKCSCCQKVFSLSCFESHAAGFNDTHAGCSDHKPASNIFLDDGRSLLDCQMQIMHERRKRTCRTETCLRIKGNRDRGKNDNICTVCHYGGDLILCDECPSSFHKSCLGLKYVPKGEWFCPSCRCGVCGQRKEDKEPITHPDILTCGQCEHKYHTGCLRKGGVDMSESDSKGNWFCSKNCKKISLGLHKLLGKQFPVGVGKLTWSLLKSMKSETDNDAITESFSRLSIALDVMHECFEPVKEPLTRRDLAEDIIFSRGSNLNRLNFQGFYTLLLERNDELITAATVRIHGEKVAEVPLVATRFQYRRQGMCRVLINLLEKMLMDLGVERLVLPAVPSVLNTWTTAFGFSRMTKPERLQFLDHTFLDFQDTLMCQKLLMKISAAEPSLLIGTQPQMSRSADIVDLDESSVASEVCQPERTEDSQAVSWGLEYVSLLPTINLEDGNEHKNPHEMNTKFTSTVVE; encoded by the exons ATGGCCCTTGAAGAACAGGGCCGGCGTGTTAATAAGAGAAACCGTAATTTCACACAAAATCAAAGGAAGTTACTTTTTGGTGCCAAAGTTGAG GTGAGGAATGAGGAAGAAGGGTTTCAGGGGTCGTGGCACCCTGGGACTATCACTGCATGCACCAAAGGTTGTCGTGAAGTAAAATACGATCATATTCTATGTGATGATGGGTCTGGTAATCTTGTGGATGCTGTTTGTGTTTCACCCATTTTGGATGGCCTTGATTCTGTGACTGATGAGCAGAGTAACCATCGTGGAAGTATAAGGCCAAAGCCGCCTAAGATTGAGGTAGGGATATGGGACCTTCCCTATGGACTCTGTGTGGATGTGTATCATCGGGATGCTTGGTGGGAAGGAGTGGTTTTTGATCACGAAGATGGTTCAGAAAAGAGGAGGATATTCTTTCCGGATTTGGGAGATGAACTAACAACTGGAATTGACACTATAAGACTTACTCAAGACTGGGATGCGGTTACAGAGAATTGGCGGAGACGTGGGACTTGGATATTTCTCGAGTTGATTGAACAATATGAGCAACAGAGTTACATTGTTGTCTCTGTAAAGCAAGTTTGGTATGATGTTCGATTAAAAGAGGGCTTTCAGAAGGTGAGGGAGTGGACTTCTCCAATGAGATATCAATGGGAGGAGCTGGTGTTAGAGGTAATTGATGATAACTTGAGCATCACTGCGGATGAAATTTGTCAGCGGTTAGAAGTGTCAGGATGCTTGTCAAGAGAATCTCAGGTAGAGTTTGAGTCAACTCAGTGTGTGTTGGATGCTAATGTGAATCTTAAATCATATATCGCAGACTCTCTTGCTATTGTACCTGTTGGCAATCCATTGGATAGTAATTTGTCAGTTGATCGTGATGCTTTTATGAAGAATGTGTTGGACTGTAGGGCTGGGGTTACTGATGAACAAAGTGAAGGTTTGTCTATCGTTCCAGACTCTACCTGTGTGCAATACATACAAGATAAATCTAACGTGGTTCAATTGATTTCAGTCAAACAGGATGAACTACCAAAGATGAACGTTTTGGAGAACTCAAACTTATCCTTGCAAAATAAAGGGGTGTTTGTGCTACATCAGGTTTTGTCTGGAGTACCTTCATATCTAGAAGAACATTCTTCTGCCAAATCTGATATTAGCAGTGATGGAATTTGTGTTTCTAAATCCAAAGGCAGAAGACCAGCAAAGTGGCTACCTGCAGAACTTCCTAAAGAGTCTTGCCCTGGTGCTGTTGATGAGTATGTAAACTTGCGTAAGGGACAAAGAGCTATTAGGAAGCATCTTTTATATTTGGGTTGGAAAGTAGAATATATGATAGATAAGGGCAGATATAGATTCCGGTACTTGCCGCCCAATGGACAACCCGAATACTCTCTTGTTAAAGTGTGCAGTAACTTGAGAAAGTCCTCGAATGATTCACAATTTGCAATCTCTCAAGATGCACCTCAGGATGGTTCACATGGACAGCCTCTTGTCACTGAACAACCACAAGAGATTCAGCATCCTCGTTATTGTCCAAAACATGTAGTGTCTCCCTTTCCCAATTCCAAGTTACAGCCCAAGGTATTCATTTACAAACCAGAATATTGCCCTCAAGCAGTTGTCGCATATGTAGACTCTCCCACAAGGGGACCCAGAAGTGAGAGAGCAAAAGCACTGCGGTCTAAAGCAAAGAAGCACCTCTCTGCTGTGGGGTGGGAGTTCTACTACTCAGAAGTAAGATCATTAAATAACCTGCGCTTCAAATCACCCAAAGGAAATGTATATAACTCACTTCTGAATGCCTGCAAAGCCTGTATGGATGAAGAAAATTCTGAAGAAAGACCTGCCAAATGTAGATATGTCATCGAGGAAGATGCAGGCCACTTGACTAAAAATAAAATATTTTCTGCAGCAAATAGAAAACGCAAAAGGAAGAGAATTCGTAGCTACAGTACACCTCACTTACTTCACGGACGCCTAAAGGATCAATGTGCTAACCCTTCAAAGTTGAAAAGGCGAAAGGCATCTGCATCTTCCTCTGGGTTTAAAAATGGTTCTGGTGGTAGTCAGCCAACTCGTGTGCTCAGGTCAAGCAAACGAGTTCAGGAAGTGGTTACTCCTAATTCCACACACCAGAATCCGCGAACTGTCTTATCCTGGTTGATAGACAATAATGTAGTTTTGCCAAGGGAAAAAGTACATTATTGTAGCAGAAAGGGTGGCCCTTCAATGGCAGAAGGGAAAATAAGTAGAGAGGGGATCAAGTGCAGCTGTTGCCAAAAGGTGTTTTCTCTTAGCTGCTTTGAGAGTCATGCTGCTGGCTTCAATGATACTCATGCTGGCTGTAGTGACCACAAACCTGCTTCCAATATATTTCTGGATGATGGTAGGTCTCTTCTAGATTGCCAGATGCAAATTATGCATGAAAGAAGGAAGCGGACTTGTAGAACAGAAACATGCCTTAGGATAAAGGGAAATCGAGATCGAGGCAAGAATGATAACATTTGCACTGTGTGTCACTATGGCGGTGATTTAATCTTATGTGACGAATGTCCATCATCATTTCACAAGAGTTGCCTTGGATTGAAG TATGTTCCAAAAGGTGAGTGGTTCTGTCCATCTTGCCGTTGTGGAGTATGTGGCCAAAGAAAAGAAGACAAAGAACCTATTACTCATCCTGATATTCTCACCTGTGGTCAGTGCGAGCACAAAT ATCACACTGGGTGCTTGAGAAAAGGAGGTGTTGATATGTCGGAAAGTGATTCCAAAGGAAATTGGTTTTGCAGCAAGAATTGTAAAAAG ATATCTTTGGGCCTCCACAAGCTTTTGGGGAAACAATTTCCTGTCGGTGTTGGGAAATTAACTTGGTCACTTCTGAAGTCCATGAAAAGCGAAACTGATAATGATGCCATTACGGAGAGTTTTAGCAGGCTTAGTATTGCCCTTGATGTAATGCATGAGTGTTTTGAGCCTGTTAAGGAACCCCTTACCAGGAGAGATCTTGCAGAAGATATCATTTTCAGTAGAGG GTCAAATCTCAATCGCTTGAATTTTCAAGGGTTCTATACCTTGCTATTGGAGAGAAATGATGAGCTAATCACTGCAGCTACTGTAAG GATTCATGGAGAGAAGGTGGCCGAAGTACCTCTTGTTGCTACCAGGTTTCAATATCGTCGACAAGGAATGTGTCGTGTGTTGATAAATTTACTTGAAAAG ATGCTTATGGATTTAGGTGTGGAGAGGTTGGTTTTGCCTGCTGTCCCCAGTGTGTTAAACACATGGACTACTGCATTTGGGTTTTCAAGAATGACAAAACCTGAGAGGCTGCAATTTCTGGATCATACGTTCCTGGACTTTCAAGATACATTAATGTGTCAAAAACTTCTAATGAAGATCTCTGCAGCTGAACCAAGCCTGTTAATAG GAACACAGCCTCAGATGTCTAGAAGTGCTGATATTGTTGATCTTGATGAGTCCAGTGTTGCTTCTGAAGTGTGTCAACCAGAACGAACAGAGGACAGCCAAGCCGTATCCTGGGGACTTGAGTATGTCTCACTTCTTCCTACTATAAATTTAGAAGATGGAAATGAACACAAGAACCCTCATGAAATGAACACAAAATTCACTAGTACTGTAGTAGAGTAG
- the LOC101307384 gene encoding pentatricopeptide repeat-containing protein At3g22470, mitochondrial-like, with protein sequence MLKMMRKSVLSSSGCYSYRSSSSTRGMPFLHSTLITALFHSQSSNPSKSGETHLGNQPLEPRVSNVEDALEVFDEMLQRRPLPSVVRFTQVLAPLVKLKHYPTVLSLNSQMLLSGIRPDHYTLAIVVNCYCRLNRMDYALSVLAHFFKLGLQPDVTTFSTLINGFVLNNRVADAARVFSKMVVASHCQPNVIAFNTLIKGFCAIGNNTLAIQLLGKMDERGCQPNIVTFTTIIDSLGKDALVDEAKNLFSEMVGRGISPNVVTYTSLIQGVCNLGHWKEATRLLYEMANQGIFPNAFTFNILVDGFCKKGRVVQAKIVVQIMIQRGIEPNTITYSSLMDGHCLRGEMDEAKQVFDLMVAKGSMVNVHSCSILINGYCKQKKIHEAKEVFDEMPRRGIVPNTITYSTLIDGFCKAGRLQEAEKLFSEMQASGQLPSNCTYNIILDGLCNNQQLSKAIELL encoded by the coding sequence ATGTTGAAGATGATGCGCAAATCAGTTCTGAGTTCCTCTGGTTGTTATTCTTATCGCAGCAGCAGTAGCACAAGGGGTATGCCTTTTCTTCACTCTACCCTTATTACTGCTTTGTTTCATTCTCAATCCTCAAACCCAAGCAAATCTGGAGAAACCCATCTAGGAAACCAACCCTTAGAGCCTAGAGTGAGTAATGTTGAGGATGCCCTGGAGGTGTTCGACGAAATGCTTCAGAGACGTCCTCTGCCGTCTGTTGTCCGCTTCACTCAGGTATTGGCTCCTCTTGTCAAACTCAAGCACTATCCAACAGTCCTCTCTTTGAATTCACAGATGCTTCTCTCTGGAATTCGTCCTGATCACTATACTCTGGCCATTGTCGTCAACTGCTACTGTCGTTTGAACCGAATGGACTATGCCTTGTCTGTCTTGGCCCACTTCTTCAAATTGGGTCTTCAACCAGATGTCACCACCTTCAGCACTCTCATCAACGGCTTTGTTCTCAACAACCGAGTGGCCGATGCAGCACGAGTTTTCAGCAAAATGGTGGTGGCAAGTCATTGTCAGCCCAATGTGATTGCTTTCAACACACTAATCAAGGGCTTTTGCGCGATCGGAAACAACACTCTGGCTATTCAGTTACTCGGGAAGATGGATGAAAGAGGATGCCAGCCTAACATAGTGACCTTTACCACCATCATCGACAGTCTGGGCAAAGATGCACTGGTTGACGAAGCAAAGAACCTCTTCTCGGAAATGGTTGGTAGAGGGATTTCTCCCAACGTTGTTACTTACACCTCATTGATTCAAGGAGTTTGCAATCTAGGCCACTGGAAAGAAGCTACGAGGTTGTTGTATGAAATGGCCAATCAAGGTATCTTTCCAAATGCTTTCACCTTCAATATCCTGGTTGATGGCTTTTGTAAGAAAGGGAGGGTTGTGCAAGCCAAAATTGTGGTTCAGATTATGATTCAAAGAGGAATTGAACCTAACACTATTACATACAGTTCCCTTATGGATGGTCACTGTTTGCGAGGAGAAATGGACGAGGCGAAACAAGTTTTTGATCTAATGGTTGCCAAGGGCTCCATGGTTAATGTTCATAGCTGTAGCATATTGATTAACGGATATTGCAAGCAGAAAAAGATTCATGAGGCAAAAGAAGTTTTCGACGAAATGCCTCGTAGGGGAATTGTTCCTAATACCATTACCTATAGCACTCTTATTGATGGTTTTTGCAAAGCTGGGAGACTACAAGAAGCAGAAAAGTTGTTCTCTGAGATGCAAGCTTCTGGCCAACTTCCAAGTAATTGTACTTATAATATTATACTTGATGGCCTCTGTAACAACCAACAACTTTCTAAGGCAATTGAATTGCTTTAG